The genomic window GGACACGTGCGGGGGTCCGCGGCGGTGTCGGCGCGAGCGTGGTCGCGGGGGTGGCGGGCCTGGCCCTGCTGGTCGGCGGCGGGACGGCGGGGCAGCGGGCGTACGCCCAGGAGCCCGCCTCGGGACCGGCCGCAGCGCCGGGCGCACCCCCGGCCGCGGCGGCGGTGCTCGCCCCGGCCGTCACCACCGGCGGCGACGGCCTGCCGACCGCGGCGGGCCTGACCGCTGCCCTCGGCCAGCTCACCTCGGACAAGGCGCTCGGCACGCTGACCTTCGCGATCGCCGACGGCGGCAGCGGCAAGCTGCTGCTCGGCTCGGGCGAGACCACCCCGTCCACCCCCGCCTCGACCACCAAGCTGGCCACCACCGTGGCCGCGCTCAGCCTGCTGCCCGCCGACACCCGGCTGACCACCAAGGTGGTGCACGGCGCCACCCCCGCGGACATCGTGCTGGTGGGCGGCGGGGATCCGACGCTGACCGGCCTGCCGGCGGACCAGATCCGGATCGGCGGCTCCCCGGTGGACGCCGACTCGGCGCCCGCCTCGCTGATCGACCTGGCGAACCGCACCGCCACCGCCCTCAAGGCGGCCGGCGTCACCACCGTGCACCTGTCGTACGACACCTCGCTGTACACCGGCCCGGCGGCGCACAAGTTCAACGACGGCACCAACATCGGTCCGATGTCCGCGCTGATGATCGACGAGGGCCGGGTGGACGCCACCCAGGACGTCGACGCCCCGGTGCGGGTGGCCGACCCGGCCGCGCAGGCGGTGGCCAAGTTCACCGACCTGCTCGGTGCCCAGGGCGTCAAGGTCGACGGCAAGCCCGCCCAGACCCAGGCCCCGGCGAACGCCGCGCCGATCGCCCAGGTGCAGTCCCCGGTGCTGCCACGGCTGGTGGAGCGGCTGCTCACCAACTCCGACAACACGCTCGCCGAGGCGGTCGCCCGGCAGGTGGCGGTGGCCCAGCACCAGCCGGTCGGCTACGACGGCGCGGCGCAGGCGGTCACCCAGACGCTCGCGGGCCTGGGCATCCCGATGGCCGGGGTCTCGATCAACGACGGCAGCGGGCTGAACGTCCACAACACCATCCCGCCGGTGGTGCTGGCCGACCTGCTGGCGCTGGCCGCCTCCCCCGACCACCCGCAGCTGCGCCCGGTGCTGACCGGCCTGCCGATCGCCGGGCTGACCGGGACGCTGGACAAGCGCTTCGTCGCGGCCCAGGGCTCGGCCGACGGAGCCGGCGTGGTGCGGGCCAAGACCGGCAGCCTCAGCGGCGTCAACACGCTGGCCGGCACCCTGGTGGACGCCGACGGGCGGCTGCTCTCCTTCGCACTGATGACCAGGACGCCGGCCGACGCCACCAGCGCCCGGGCGGCGATGGACCGGATCGTGGCCAAGCTGGTCTCCTGCGGCTGCAAGTAGCCCGGTTCCGAGCGGTCGCAGGGGTGGGGCCGGGGGCCGCCAGCACGTACCGTGAGGGCATGACGAGCGCGAGCGGCGGTGCTGACATGGTCGACTGGAATCTCGCGGTCGCGACGGCGACCCGGCTGGCCCGGCCGGGCCCGCAGGTCACCCGGGAGGAAGCCCGCACCGTGGTGAGCGAGCTGCGCGGGCACGCGCTGGCGGCCGAGGGCGCGGTGCGCGAGTACACCGGCATGCGCCCGGCCCGGCTGGCCGCCGACGGGTCCGCGCCGGTGCTGGTGGTGGACCGCCCGGGCTGGGTGCGGGCCAATGTCGCGGGCTTCCGCACGGTGATCCGCCCGCTGGTGCAGAAGCTGGCCGCCCGGCGGGCCGAGACGCCCGGCGGCGCGGTGCTCGGCGCGGTCGGCGAGAAGGTGACCGGCGTCGAGGTGGGCGCGGTGCTGGCGCTGCTCTCCGGCAAGGTGCTGGGCCAGTACGAGACCTTCGCCGCCCCCGACCCGGGCGCGGGCCCCGTGAGCGCCCCGGCCGACCCCGCCGACCTCCTCGACCAGCCCAGGCTCGGCGGCGACCCCACCGGGCCCGGCCGGCTGCTGCTGGTGGCCCCCAACATCGTCCAGGTGGAGCGGGAGCTGGACGTCGATCCGCACGACTTCCGGCTCTGGGTCTGCCTGCACGAGGAGACCCACCGCACCCAGTTCAGCGCCGTGCCCTGGCTGCGCGACCACGTGCAGTCCGAGGTGCAGGCCTTCCTGGCCGAGACCGACGTGGAGCCGATGGCGCTGCTGGAGCGGCTGCGCGAGGTGCTGGCCCCGGGCGAGCGGCCGAGCAGCGGCGCCGGCACCCTGCTGGACGTGGTGCAGACTCCGAACCAGCGCGAGATCCTGGCCCGGCTGACCGCGGTGATGTCGCTGCTCGAAGGGCACGCCGACGTGGTGATGGACGGGGTCGGGCCGGCCGTGGTGCCCAGCGTGCTGGAGATCAGGGAGAAGTTCCAGCGCCGCCGGGACAAGGGCGCCAGCCGACTGGACCTGATGCTGCGCAAGCTGCTGGGGATGGACGCCAAGCTGCGCCAGTACCAGGACGGCGCGGTCTTCGTGCGCGGAGTGCTGGACCGGATCGGCATGGAGGGCTTCAACCGGATCTGGACCTCGCCGAACACCCTGCCGACCAAGGACGAGATCCACGACCCGGCCGCCTGGGTGGCCCGAGTCGGACGCCAGTCCCAGCCAAAGCCCCCGGACGAGTGAGGGGGAGTGTCGGCGGAACGTTTCTTCATTCACCCGTCCGTGGGACGGTGGTCGTACCGGTGGCGCGGGGGGCCAAGGGCCGCCCACCTTTCTGCGACGATCTGTGAGCGTTCGGTCACCACCAGCCTGAGGAGTTGCTCCACCGTGGGCCCACACCCCGCCGTCGCGGCGATACGCCTGGCCGTCCGCCGCGCTCTGATGGACCTCGCGGCCGAGGCCGCCGTCCCGATCCCGGCCGCCGCCCCGCGCCGCGCCGCACCGATCCCCGTTCCCACCGCAGCCGTCCCCACCCCGGTCGGCTCCGCCTGCGCCGGGTCCGCCCCCGCCGGCCCGGCCGCCACCTCACCGGTGGCCGCCGCGAGCGTCTGTGCGCCGAGCACCGTGCTGATCGGCAACGCCCGCCGCCATCCCTCCGGGCTGCCCCGGATCCCCGCCGCTCCCGGCTCCCCGCTGGTCCTGGTCGCCGTCAGCGGTGGCGCGGACTCCATGGCGCTCGCCATCGCCACCGCCTTCGAGGCCCCCAAGCTCGGCCTGCGGGTCGGCGCGGTCACCGTCGACCACGGCCTGCAGAGCGGCTCCGCCGAGCGGGCCCGCCAGGTCGCCGAACGCCTGCGGGCGCTCGGGCTGGACCCGGTGGAGGCCGTTCCGGTCCGGGTCGGCCGGCAGGGCGGGCCGGAGTCCGCCGCCCGGGACGCCCGCTACGCCGCCCTGGACGAGGCTGCCGACCGCCACCAGGCGCTGGCGGTCTTCCTCGGCCACACCCGCGACGACCAGGCCGAGACGGTGCTGCTGGGCCTGGCCCGCGGCTCCGGCGCCCGCTCGCTGGCCGGCATGCCCGCGCAGAAGGGCCGCTACCGCCGCCCGCTGCTCGACCTGGACCGCGCCGCCACCCGGCAGGCCTGCGCGGCGCAGTCCATCCCGGTCTGGGACGACCCGCACAACCTGGACCCCGCCTACACCCGGGCCCGGGTGCGCCACGAGGTGCTGCCGGTGCTGGAGAAGCACCTGGGCCACGGCGTGGTGGAGGCCCTGGCCCGCACCGCCCGGCTCTTCCGGGACGACGCCGACGCGCTGGACCAGTGGGCCGGGCGGGCCGAGCAGGAGCTCTACCGGCCCGAGCAGGGCCCGGACCGCAGCGCCGGCCAGGGGGTGCTGCCGGTGGCCGCGCTGGCCGAGCTGCCCGCCGCGGTGCGCCGCCGGGTGCTGCGCCGGGCGGCGCTGCGCACCGGCTCCCCGGCCGGTGACCTGTTCGCCCGCCACCTGGAGACGGTCGACCTGCTGGTCACCGGTTGGCGCGGCCAGGGGCCGCTGCAGCTACCCGGGGGCGTCGAGGTCACCCGAAGGTGTGGCAACCTGGTGTTTCGGCGGCAGGACGACTGACCGCCGGCACAGGACCACAAACCCTTGAGGACGTACTCCCGGTGGACGACAAGGACATGGGCGCCGACCTGGCGAAGGTGCTCATCAGCAAGGACGAGATCGACGCGAAGCTGCTGGAGCTGGCTGAGCGGATCGACCGGGACTACGCCGGGAAGGACCTGCTGATCGTCGGCGTCCTCAAGGGTGCGGTCATGGTCATGGCCGACCTCGCCCGGGCGCTGCACTCACAGGTCACGATGGACTGGATGGCGGTCTCCTCCTACGGGATGGGCACCAAGTCCTCCGGGGTGGTGCGGATCCTCAAGGACCTGGACACCGACATCGCCGGCCGCGACGTGCTGATCGTCGAGGACATCATCGACTCCGGCCTGACGCTGTCCTGGCTGCTCGGCAACCTGGGCTCGCGCGGTCCGGCCTCGCTGGAGGTCTGCACCCTGCTGCGCAAGCCGGACGCCGCCAAGGTGGAGATCGACGTCAAGTACGTGGGCTTCGACATCCCCAACGAGTTCGTGGTCGGGTACGGCCTGGACTACGCCGAGAAGCTCCGCAACCTGCCGTTCATCGGTACGCTCGCCCCACACGTCTACGGCGGCTGAGCGCCCCGCTGGGCCGAAGGCGGGACGCCGGGGAACAGTCCGCCGATTTCACCCGTTGGAGTCGGCGGGCGTACAACTGCACAGAGTGGTGGCGCCTTGCTTCCACAGAGCGGGGCACTACTGCTGTACGGTCAAATTACCCTCTCGTCGTACGAGCGTGTTGACGAGGGCGGAGTGCACTCGCACATATCGGATTGCACCGAGGGACCAATCGGTCCTGAGGGTGCCGTTGAGTGGCAGGAGGGACGGGGCGGCAACGCCCCGCATGGATGGACGTCAAGCGATACTTCCGCGCGCCGATCGCATGGATCCTCCTGGCAGTCGTCGCCGTCATTGTGCTGATGCAGGTCGTTTCGGACTCGAACGGCTACAAGACGGTGGACACCGGCCAGGTGGTTGCGGCGATCGACGCTGGCCAGGTCAAGCAGGCCCAGCTCACCACCGGTGATTCCCAGACCATCAAGATCCAGCTGAAGGACGGCGCCACGCTCGTCCCCGGCAGCTCTGGGAAGGCACCCTCCGGTAGCAAGTTCCAGGCCTCATACATCAACGAGCAGGGCCAGGGCACCGCGCTGGCCACCGAGCTGCAGAAGCAGCAGGACGCCGGCAACCTTCCGCAGGGCTACACGATCAGCCCCGAGAAGCAGTCGACCTTCGTCAGCCTGCTGCTCTCGATGCTGCCGATCGTCATCATCGTGCTGGTCTTCCTCTTCCTGATGAACCAGATGCAGGGTGGCGGCTCGCGGGTCATGCAGTTCGGCAAGTCCAAGGCCAAGCTGCTGACCAAGGACACCCCGAAGACCACCTTCGCCGACGTCGCAGGCGCCGACGAGGCGGTCGAGGAGCTCCACGAGATCAAGGAGTTCCTGCAGGAGCCGGCCAAGTTCCAGGCGGTCGGCGCCAAGATCCCCAAGGGCGTGCTGCTCTACGGCCCGCCCGGTACCGGCAAGACCCTGCTCGCCCGCGCTGTCGCGGGTGAGGCGGGCGTGCCGTTCTACTCGATCTCCGGGTCCGACTTCGTCGAGATGTTCGTCGGTGTCGGTGCCTCCCGGGTGCGCGACCTCTTCGAGCAGGCCAAGGCGAACGCCCCGGCGATCGTCTTCGTCGACGAGATCGACGCGGTCGGCCGCCACCGCGGCGCCGGCCTCGGCGGCGGTCACGACGAGCGCGAGCAGACCCTCAACCAGCTGCTGGTCGAGATGGACGGCTTCGACGTCAAGGGCGGCGTGATCCTGATCGCCGCCACCAACCGCCCGGACATCCTGGACCCGGCGCTGCTGCGCCCGGGCCGCTTCGACCGGCAGATCGCCGTCGAGCGCCCCGACCTGCAGGGCCGCCTGGACATCCTCAAGGTGCACCAGAAGGGCAAGCCGGTCGCGCCGGACGTCGACCTCAAGGCCGTCGCCAAGCGCACCCCGGGCTTCACCGGTGCGGACCTGGCGAACGTCCTCAACGAGGCCGCGCTGCTGACCGCCCGCTCGGACAAGAAGCTGGTCGACAACGTCACGCTGGACGAGGCGATCGACCGCGTGGTGGCCGGCCCGCAGAAGCGCACCCGGATCATGTCCGAGAAGGAAAAGAAGATCACCGCGTACCACGAGGGCGGCCACGCCCTGGTCGCGGCGGCCTGCCCGAACAGCGACCCGGTGCACAAGATCACCATCCTGTCCCGCGGTCGGGCGCTCGGCTACACCATGGTGCTGCCGGACGAGGACAAGTACTCGACCACCCGTAACGAGATGCTCGACCAGCTGGCCTACATGCTGGGCGGGCGCGCGGCGGAGGAGCTGGTCTTCCACGACCCGACCACCGGCGCCTCGAACGACATCGAGAAGGCCACCGCCACGGCCCGCGCGATGGTCACCCAGTACGGCATGACCGAGCGCCTGGGTGCGATCAAGTTCGGCTCCGACAACTCCGAGCCCTTCCTGGGCCGCGAGATGGGCCACCAGCGCGACTACTCGGAAGAGGTCGCCGGGCTGGTGGACGAGGAGGTCAAGAAGCTGATCGAGAACGCGCACAACGAGGCCTGGGAGATCCTGGTCGAGAACCGCGACGTGCTCGACAACCTGGTGCTGGAGCTCCTGGAGAAGGAGACCCTG from Kitasatospora sp. NBC_01250 includes these protein-coding regions:
- the ftsH gene encoding ATP-dependent zinc metalloprotease FtsH — encoded protein: MDVKRYFRAPIAWILLAVVAVIVLMQVVSDSNGYKTVDTGQVVAAIDAGQVKQAQLTTGDSQTIKIQLKDGATLVPGSSGKAPSGSKFQASYINEQGQGTALATELQKQQDAGNLPQGYTISPEKQSTFVSLLLSMLPIVIIVLVFLFLMNQMQGGGSRVMQFGKSKAKLLTKDTPKTTFADVAGADEAVEELHEIKEFLQEPAKFQAVGAKIPKGVLLYGPPGTGKTLLARAVAGEAGVPFYSISGSDFVEMFVGVGASRVRDLFEQAKANAPAIVFVDEIDAVGRHRGAGLGGGHDEREQTLNQLLVEMDGFDVKGGVILIAATNRPDILDPALLRPGRFDRQIAVERPDLQGRLDILKVHQKGKPVAPDVDLKAVAKRTPGFTGADLANVLNEAALLTARSDKKLVDNVTLDEAIDRVVAGPQKRTRIMSEKEKKITAYHEGGHALVAAACPNSDPVHKITILSRGRALGYTMVLPDEDKYSTTRNEMLDQLAYMLGGRAAEELVFHDPTTGASNDIEKATATARAMVTQYGMTERLGAIKFGSDNSEPFLGREMGHQRDYSEEVAGLVDEEVKKLIENAHNEAWEILVENRDVLDNLVLELLEKETLNKEQIAEIFAPIVKRPARPAWTGSARRTPSTRPPVQSPKELALTNGSAASVDAAPVDIVKLPPVGGDSSEG
- a CDS encoding zinc-dependent metalloprotease, which gives rise to MTSASGGADMVDWNLAVATATRLARPGPQVTREEARTVVSELRGHALAAEGAVREYTGMRPARLAADGSAPVLVVDRPGWVRANVAGFRTVIRPLVQKLAARRAETPGGAVLGAVGEKVTGVEVGAVLALLSGKVLGQYETFAAPDPGAGPVSAPADPADLLDQPRLGGDPTGPGRLLLVAPNIVQVERELDVDPHDFRLWVCLHEETHRTQFSAVPWLRDHVQSEVQAFLAETDVEPMALLERLREVLAPGERPSSGAGTLLDVVQTPNQREILARLTAVMSLLEGHADVVMDGVGPAVVPSVLEIREKFQRRRDKGASRLDLMLRKLLGMDAKLRQYQDGAVFVRGVLDRIGMEGFNRIWTSPNTLPTKDEIHDPAAWVARVGRQSQPKPPDE
- the dacB gene encoding D-alanyl-D-alanine carboxypeptidase/D-alanyl-D-alanine endopeptidase; the protein is MTGAGTRAGVRGGVGASVVAGVAGLALLVGGGTAGQRAYAQEPASGPAAAPGAPPAAAAVLAPAVTTGGDGLPTAAGLTAALGQLTSDKALGTLTFAIADGGSGKLLLGSGETTPSTPASTTKLATTVAALSLLPADTRLTTKVVHGATPADIVLVGGGDPTLTGLPADQIRIGGSPVDADSAPASLIDLANRTATALKAAGVTTVHLSYDTSLYTGPAAHKFNDGTNIGPMSALMIDEGRVDATQDVDAPVRVADPAAQAVAKFTDLLGAQGVKVDGKPAQTQAPANAAPIAQVQSPVLPRLVERLLTNSDNTLAEAVARQVAVAQHQPVGYDGAAQAVTQTLAGLGIPMAGVSINDGSGLNVHNTIPPVVLADLLALAASPDHPQLRPVLTGLPIAGLTGTLDKRFVAAQGSADGAGVVRAKTGSLSGVNTLAGTLVDADGRLLSFALMTRTPADATSARAAMDRIVAKLVSCGCK
- the tilS gene encoding tRNA lysidine(34) synthetase TilS; the encoded protein is MGPHPAVAAIRLAVRRALMDLAAEAAVPIPAAAPRRAAPIPVPTAAVPTPVGSACAGSAPAGPAATSPVAAASVCAPSTVLIGNARRHPSGLPRIPAAPGSPLVLVAVSGGADSMALAIATAFEAPKLGLRVGAVTVDHGLQSGSAERARQVAERLRALGLDPVEAVPVRVGRQGGPESAARDARYAALDEAADRHQALAVFLGHTRDDQAETVLLGLARGSGARSLAGMPAQKGRYRRPLLDLDRAATRQACAAQSIPVWDDPHNLDPAYTRARVRHEVLPVLEKHLGHGVVEALARTARLFRDDADALDQWAGRAEQELYRPEQGPDRSAGQGVLPVAALAELPAAVRRRVLRRAALRTGSPAGDLFARHLETVDLLVTGWRGQGPLQLPGGVEVTRRCGNLVFRRQDD
- the hpt gene encoding hypoxanthine phosphoribosyltransferase, which translates into the protein MDDKDMGADLAKVLISKDEIDAKLLELAERIDRDYAGKDLLIVGVLKGAVMVMADLARALHSQVTMDWMAVSSYGMGTKSSGVVRILKDLDTDIAGRDVLIVEDIIDSGLTLSWLLGNLGSRGPASLEVCTLLRKPDAAKVEIDVKYVGFDIPNEFVVGYGLDYAEKLRNLPFIGTLAPHVYGG